A single region of the Gemella sp. zg-570 genome encodes:
- a CDS encoding ATP-binding protein: MDLSNYIGETSSYDKKVMLEVKRPKSWLKSVVAFANTNGGKIFFGIDDNDKLLGLENAKQDSEIISEIIKTKLDPIPQISLNIERIYNKDFIILSIFSGNETPYYLIDGASRIAFIRIGNESVIANSNQLKNLVLRGINKTFDSISSDIKIDRASFSKLKAVYYQKTKKDLVDSDLISFSLVDDKGYLTYAGALLADERLVYQSRIFATRWNGLDKANSRLEALDDKEYEGGLLYLLQSGEDFIKSNSKKMWKKGNEARIEYPDYPEIAIREALVNALIHRDYSEIGSEVHIDIYDDRLEIYSPGGMFDGTLIQEQNPYQISSKRRNPIIADLFSRMNLMERRGSGLKKILDNYEIQENYNETLKAEFRSTQSSFYIILKNLNYKVAIKNGDKKTAIKNGDKKTAIKEKQKALIIQFANEVEYFTINDIKELLELKSSRTRELLSLLVSDNILEAIGENKNRKYTLKDTN, translated from the coding sequence ATGGATTTATCAAACTATATTGGTGAAACAAGTTCTTATGATAAAAAAGTTATGTTAGAAGTAAAAAGACCCAAAAGTTGGTTAAAATCAGTTGTGGCATTTGCGAATACAAATGGTGGAAAAATCTTTTTTGGAATAGATGATAATGATAAATTACTGGGTTTAGAAAATGCCAAGCAAGATTCTGAAATCATTAGCGAAATAATTAAGACAAAACTAGATCCCATTCCTCAGATATCATTAAATATTGAAAGAATCTATAATAAGGATTTTATTATATTAAGTATTTTTTCAGGCAATGAAACACCCTACTATTTAATTGATGGTGCTAGTAGGATAGCTTTTATAAGAATTGGTAACGAAAGTGTTATAGCTAATAGTAATCAATTAAAAAATCTTGTATTAAGAGGAATAAACAAGACTTTTGACAGTATTTCAAGTGATATTAAAATTGATAGGGCATCCTTTAGTAAACTAAAAGCTGTTTATTACCAAAAAACGAAAAAAGATTTAGTTGATAGTGATTTAATTTCTTTTTCGCTTGTTGATGATAAGGGATATTTAACCTATGCAGGAGCATTACTTGCTGATGAAAGACTTGTTTATCAATCAAGAATTTTTGCGACAAGATGGAATGGACTTGATAAGGCAAATAGTCGACTAGAAGCCTTAGATGATAAAGAATATGAGGGTGGTCTTTTATATCTACTACAAAGTGGAGAAGACTTTATTAAATCAAATTCTAAAAAAATGTGGAAAAAGGGAAATGAAGCAAGAATAGAATATCCCGATTATCCTGAAATAGCAATAAGAGAAGCCTTGGTAAATGCACTAATCCATCGAGATTATAGTGAAATAGGTTCTGAAGTTCATATTGATATTTATGATGATCGACTAGAAATTTACTCACCTGGTGGCATGTTTGATGGGACATTGATCCAAGAACAAAATCCCTATCAAATTTCATCCAAAAGACGAAATCCGATTATAGCTGATCTTTTTAGTCGGATGAATTTAATGGAAAGACGAGGAAGTGGATTAAAGAAGATTTTAGATAATTATGAAATACAAGAAAACTATAATGAAACTTTAAAAGCAGAATTTCGTTCTACACAAAGTTCATTTTATATTATTTTAAAAAATCTGAATTATAAAGTGGCGATAAAAAACGGCGATAAAAAAACGGCGATAAAAAACGGCGATAAAAAAACGGCGATAAAAGAAAAACAAAAAGCATTAATTATTCAATTTGCAAATGAAGTTGAATATTTCACCATTAATGATATAAAAGAATTACTAGAACTTAAATCATCAAGAACAAGAGAATTATTATCTTTATTGGTATCAGATAATATATTAGAAGCTATAGGTGAAAACAAGAACAGAAAATACACTTTAAAAGATACAAACTAA
- a CDS encoding TnpV protein: MMDFDQALEMNLMEKKENSFQEMPTTEEILEKIVELTRQELYKQAPMSFFTKERLNFLMNSQEEKHQIMLQQMYQEKTLLKHLIEIQTQAENFMEKMKPEMMKNMGITEELKVKDQMQWVGLMNNLNSTLREMTLEEIVYN, from the coding sequence ATGATGGACTTCGATCAAGCATTGGAGATGAACTTAATGGAGAAGAAAGAAAATTCATTTCAAGAGATGCCAACAACAGAGGAAATCTTAGAGAAGATAGTAGAATTGACAAGGCAAGAACTTTACAAACAAGCACCGATGAGTTTCTTTACCAAGGAGAGATTGAACTTTTTGATGAACTCACAAGAAGAGAAACATCAAATCATGTTACAACAGATGTATCAAGAGAAAACATTGTTGAAACATCTTATAGAAATTCAGACACAAGCAGAAAACTTTATGGAGAAAATGAAACCAGAGATGATGAAAAATATGGGGATAACAGAAGAGTTGAAAGTCAAAGATCAAATGCAGTGGGTAGGTCTTATGAACAACTTGAATTCTACCCTGAGGGAGATGACCTTAGAGGAGATAGTTTACAACTAG